Proteins from one Thermobifida alba genomic window:
- a CDS encoding DUF3052 domain-containing protein, whose amino-acid sequence MSATAGQAQRERSLAERLGFKPGQVVQEFGFDDDVDEQLRRSIAEATGSELVDEDYPDVVDAALLWWRADEEDDLTDVLVDVSATIEGGGTILVLTPKAGREGHVSPSDVAEAATTAGLSQTSAVSAGPDWSGTRLVLPKGQR is encoded by the coding sequence GTGAGCGCGACCGCGGGCCAGGCGCAGCGTGAACGCAGCCTGGCCGAACGACTCGGGTTCAAACCGGGTCAGGTGGTGCAGGAGTTCGGATTCGACGACGACGTGGACGAGCAGCTGCGCCGGTCGATCGCCGAAGCGACCGGCAGTGAGCTGGTGGACGAGGACTACCCCGACGTCGTGGACGCGGCACTGCTGTGGTGGCGCGCCGATGAGGAGGACGACCTCACCGACGTGCTCGTGGACGTGTCCGCGACCATCGAGGGCGGTGGCACCATCCTCGTGCTGACCCCCAAGGCCGGCAGGGAGGGGCACGTCTCACCCAGCGACGTCGCGGAGGCCGCGACGACCGCGGGGCTGTCGCAGACCAGCGCGGTGAGCGCCGGCCCCGACTGGTCGGGGACCCGCCTCGTCCTCCCCAAGGGACAGCGCTGA